From the genome of Anaplasma ovis str. Haibei, one region includes:
- the recA gene encoding recombinase RecA, which translates to MSGGKKDVESEKQKALDAAISQIERAFGRGAIMKLKQHPAEKMDSVSTGSIALDAALGIGGLPKGRIVEIFGPESSGKTTLALHVIAEAQKQGGNCAFIDAEHALDTVYARKLGVNVGDLIVSQPDTGEQALHIVEYLVCSGAIDVIVVDSVAALTPRAEIEGDMGDQHMGLQARLLSHALRKLTSVVSKANCILVFINQIRIKIGVIYGNPEVTTGGSALKFYTSIRLDIRKVSAIKDKDSVIGNQTRVKVVKNKVAPPFKQAEFDIVYNEGISKLGEIVDMGVKFGFVEKSGAHYSYGAVKLGQGRENAKGYLKSNPNIAHELEQKIRAYLAESMHNSDLFAADGRAEVLEEEVF; encoded by the coding sequence ATGTCAGGCGGTAAGAAAGATGTTGAATCTGAGAAGCAAAAGGCGTTGGATGCGGCCATAAGCCAGATAGAAAGGGCGTTTGGGCGTGGCGCCATCATGAAGCTGAAACAACATCCCGCAGAGAAGATGGATAGTGTGTCCACCGGTTCTATAGCTCTGGATGCGGCTCTGGGCATTGGAGGGTTGCCGAAAGGCAGGATAGTAGAGATTTTTGGCCCGGAGAGCTCCGGGAAAACCACACTTGCACTTCATGTTATTGCAGAGGCCCAAAAACAGGGGGGTAACTGCGCTTTTATTGATGCGGAACATGCGTTGGACACCGTATATGCCAGAAAGCTGGGTGTGAATGTTGGGGATTTAATAGTCTCGCAGCCTGACACTGGTGAGCAGGCTTTGCACATTGTTGAGTATTTAGTGTGTTCTGGTGCTATAGATGTGATAGTGGTGGATTCTGTTGCCGCGCTCACTCCCAGGGCGGAAATAGAGGGTGACATGGGTGACCAGCACATGGGGTTGCAGGCCAGGTTGCTGAGCCACGCGCTTCGCAAACTGACCTCGGTGGTGTCTAAGGCTAACTGTATACTGGTGTTTATCAACCAGATACGTATAAAAATAGGTGTGATTTATGGCAACCCGGAGGTGACAACGGGTGGTAGCGCGCTCAAGTTCTACACGTCAATACGGCTTGATATCCGTAAGGTAAGCGCAATTAAAGACAAGGACAGCGTTATAGGGAACCAAACCAGGGTGAAGGTGGTCAAAAACAAAGTTGCTCCCCCATTCAAGCAGGCAGAGTTTGACATCGTGTACAATGAGGGCATATCGAAGCTGGGTGAAATAGTCGACATGGGTGTCAAGTTTGGTTTCGTCGAAAAATCCGGCGCGCACTATTCTTACGGTGCGGTAAAGTTGGGACAGGGCAGGGAGAATGCCAAGGGTTATTTGAAAAGCAATCCGAACATCGCACATGAGTTGGAGCAGAAAATTAGGGCATACCTTGCAGAGAGTATGCACAATAGCGATCTGTTTGCTGCAGACGGGCGTGCCGAAGTGTTGGAGGAGGAAGTTTTCTAG
- the pyrE gene encoding orotate phosphoribosyltransferase, with translation MKGKGIYTSDDVLDVLMERSAILKGHFILSSGLHSDTYIQCAKLQEVPSVCEDMCAALLRRSNDVLGDLKVDVVASPAMGAIVFGYEIARQLGVNFVFFERVQGNFELRRGFGIDPNSRVLIVEDVITTGGSSLEVFDAVTAFGGEVVAELSIINRGNCANMPFPVVSLLEMDIQNYAADDVPDELKSIPVSKPGSRSLS, from the coding sequence ATGAAAGGGAAGGGTATATACACGAGTGATGACGTACTCGACGTGCTGATGGAGAGGTCTGCAATCCTAAAGGGCCACTTCATCTTATCTTCCGGATTGCACAGTGATACGTACATACAGTGTGCAAAGCTCCAGGAGGTGCCCTCTGTGTGTGAGGATATGTGTGCAGCACTTTTGAGACGAAGCAACGACGTGCTCGGTGACCTGAAGGTTGATGTTGTCGCCTCCCCTGCCATGGGAGCGATAGTATTTGGGTATGAAATTGCCAGGCAGCTGGGAGTGAATTTCGTTTTTTTCGAGCGCGTGCAGGGCAACTTCGAGTTACGCAGAGGGTTTGGTATAGATCCTAACAGCCGCGTGCTTATAGTGGAGGATGTTATCACCACCGGTGGGTCATCCTTAGAGGTTTTTGATGCCGTTACTGCCTTTGGAGGGGAAGTTGTAGCTGAGTTAAGTATTATAAATCGCGGTAATTGCGCAAACATGCCATTTCCAGTAGTGAGTCTGCTAGAGATGGATATACAAAACTACGCTGCGGACGACGTACCTGATGAGTTGAAGAGTATACCGGTATCTAAGCCCGGTAGCAGGTCACTAAGCTAG
- a CDS encoding HesA/MoeB/ThiF family protein gives MCASRIDFRGRYARQVLVPEIGYHGHNKLRQSRVLIVGCGGLGSMVIPLLAASGVGRLVVCDDDTVKVSNLNRQTIYKERDLGRRKVRAAAEFIKHLNSDVEVCEVDSAIGPKNFETILPDVDIIVDCVDRLAVKMFLNDACVTMHKTLVHCAAIGFTGEVMVIPPGGKPCYRCFFEGKQVSTELNCASAGVASPTVGVVGSMAAAEVIKYIVGNHQSSVGKLYRVDLRSNRFTSYELAVNSLCSCCGDAASVDPHDLESYEGKLRIE, from the coding sequence ATGTGCGCGTCACGCATTGACTTTCGAGGTAGATACGCAAGACAGGTGTTGGTGCCCGAAATAGGTTACCATGGCCACAACAAGTTGAGACAAAGCAGGGTTCTAATTGTGGGTTGTGGGGGCCTTGGCAGCATGGTAATACCGCTCTTAGCGGCTAGCGGCGTAGGGCGACTTGTTGTGTGTGATGATGACACAGTGAAGGTTTCCAATTTGAACAGGCAGACTATCTACAAGGAACGGGATTTGGGGCGTAGAAAAGTGCGAGCCGCGGCCGAGTTTATAAAACACCTTAATAGTGATGTCGAAGTGTGTGAGGTAGATTCCGCAATAGGGCCGAAAAACTTTGAGACCATACTGCCTGATGTGGACATTATTGTAGATTGTGTTGACAGACTTGCGGTGAAAATGTTTCTGAATGATGCATGTGTGACAATGCATAAAACTCTGGTCCACTGCGCTGCCATAGGTTTTACTGGTGAGGTAATGGTAATCCCACCCGGAGGCAAGCCGTGCTACAGGTGTTTCTTTGAAGGAAAGCAGGTGAGCACTGAGTTAAACTGTGCGAGTGCTGGAGTTGCAAGCCCCACTGTGGGGGTAGTCGGTAGCATGGCTGCTGCTGAGGTTATTAAGTATATAGTTGGTAATCACCAGTCAAGTGTGGGCAAATTGTACAGGGTGGACCTCCGCAGTAATCGCTTTACCTCGTACGAACTTGCCGTGAACAGTTTGTGCAGTTGCTGCGGCGATGCCGCAAGCGTGGACCCGCACGATCTTGAATCCTACGAAGGCAAACTGCGTATAGAGTAG
- a CDS encoding P44/Msp2 family outer membrane protein, with protein sequence MNYRELFTGGLSAATVCACSLLVSGAVVASPMSHEVASEGSGVMGGSFYVSAAYSPAFPSVTSFDMRESSRETSYVRGYDKSVATIDVSAPANFSKSGYTFAFSKNLLTSFDGAVGYSLGGARVELEASYRRFATLADGQYAKSGAESLAAITRDAVITENNYFVVKIDEITNTSVMLNGCYDVLHTDLPVSPYVCAGIGASFVDISKQVTTKLAYRGKVGISYQFTPEISLVVGGFYHGLFDESYKDIPAHNSVKFPGEAKASVKAHIADYGFNLGARFLFN encoded by the coding sequence ATGAATTACAGAGAATTGTTTACAGGGGGCCTGTCAGCAGCCACAGTCTGCGCCTGCTCCCTACTTGTTAGTGGGGCCGTAGTGGCGTCTCCCATGAGTCATGAAGTGGCTTCTGAAGGGAGCGGGGTCATGGGAGGTAGCTTTTATGTGAGTGCGGCTTACAGCCCAGCGTTTCCCTCTGTTACCTCATTCGACATGCGTGAGTCAAGCAGAGAGACCTCGTATGTTAGAGGCTATGACAAGAGTGTTGCAACAATTGATGTGAGTGCGCCAGCAAACTTTTCCAAATCCGGCTACACTTTTGCTTTCTCTAAGAATTTACTCACATCTTTCGACGGCGCTGTGGGATATTCTCTGGGAGGAGCTAGAGTGGAACTAGAAGCAAGCTACAGAAGGTTTGCTACTTTAGCGGACGGGCAGTACGCAAAAAGTGGTGCAGAGTCCCTGGCTGCAATTACTCGCGACGCTGTCATTACTGAGAACAATTACTTTGTGGTCAAAATCGATGAAATCACAAACACTTCAGTCATGCTAAATGGCTGCTATGACGTGTTGCACACAGATTTGCCTGTGTCCCCATATGTGTGTGCCGGAATAGGTGCTAGCTTTGTCGACATTTCTAAGCAAGTAACCACAAAGCTAGCCTACAGGGGCAAGGTTGGAATCAGCTACCAGTTTACTCCAGAAATATCTTTGGTGGTAGGTGGGTTCTACCACGGACTCTTTGACGAGTCTTACAAGGACATACCCGCACATAACAGTGTAAAGTTCCCCGGAGAAGCAAAAGCCTCAGTCAAGGCACATATTGCTGATTACGGTTTTAACCTTGGAGCAAGATTCCTGTTCAACTAA
- a CDS encoding TrbC/VirB2 family protein codes for MVMLLRFLLIAGVLAWGIFHGVPVGAAAQTNTTPAADDTATKVICNVIGFVQKLGLPIMTGVILGSSIMAIFGKLAWPAIVMLVVFTAIFFGAGKLMAKFAAGINGDEASKFNCVDGGNATLGASGVRR; via the coding sequence GTGGTGATGTTGCTTAGATTCTTACTGATTGCTGGAGTGTTAGCATGGGGTATCTTCCATGGTGTACCTGTGGGAGCTGCTGCTCAGACTAATACTACTCCTGCTGCTGATGATACAGCTACTAAGGTTATATGTAATGTTATAGGGTTTGTGCAGAAACTTGGATTACCCATCATGACTGGAGTAATACTAGGTTCTAGTATCATGGCTATATTCGGTAAACTCGCATGGCCTGCCATTGTTATGCTGGTTGTATTTACTGCCATATTCTTTGGTGCTGGTAAGCTCATGGCTAAGTTCGCTGCTGGGATTAATGGTGATGAGGCTAGCAAGTTCAACTGTGTTGATGGTGGTAATGCCACATTGGGTGCCAGTGGAGTTAGGAGATGA
- a CDS encoding AEC family transporter, whose translation MFFALMLKVLPAYVTILLGFVAGRVVKLDCATIGKLLFYCVGPIVVFFGILKINITPELVLLPVITFVICCTMSLIVYNVSSLVFRDHIRNMLAFTSGSSSMGFFGLPIAIALFDESTVSIYLLCYVGMLFFENSFGFYIATRGLYTPRQCFRQLITLPTFHAAVAALLCNHFEMRVPEFLLRVPTDLASTYMVLGTMLLGISVANIKDFAINWKLMALTVLIKYVAWPLLALLLIFLDRKGPCLYDSQVYQALILLAIIPISSTGVILAYTTNYKPDVAAIMLLISTLVGIFYVPFMISLLLY comes from the coding sequence ATGTTCTTTGCCCTAATGCTTAAAGTGCTACCCGCGTACGTAACGATCCTACTTGGATTCGTTGCTGGTCGGGTAGTTAAGCTTGATTGCGCCACGATAGGAAAACTTCTGTTTTACTGCGTTGGACCTATCGTAGTGTTCTTTGGCATACTTAAGATCAACATCACACCAGAACTTGTACTTCTGCCAGTAATCACGTTTGTCATCTGCTGCACAATGTCGTTGATAGTGTACAACGTGTCGTCACTGGTATTCAGAGACCATATAAGAAATATGCTGGCTTTCACTTCCGGAAGTTCCAGCATGGGGTTCTTTGGCTTGCCAATAGCAATAGCCCTGTTCGACGAGAGCACGGTTTCAATATACCTTTTGTGCTACGTAGGTATGCTGTTCTTTGAAAACAGCTTTGGTTTTTACATAGCAACTCGTGGGTTGTATACGCCACGGCAGTGTTTCAGACAACTTATCACTTTGCCAACATTCCACGCAGCAGTTGCAGCCTTGCTTTGTAATCATTTCGAAATGCGTGTACCAGAGTTCCTGCTGCGCGTACCCACAGACCTTGCAAGCACATACATGGTACTCGGTACAATGCTGCTGGGCATATCCGTAGCAAATATAAAAGACTTTGCCATAAACTGGAAGCTTATGGCGCTCACAGTATTGATCAAATATGTTGCCTGGCCGCTCCTTGCACTACTGTTGATTTTTCTAGACCGCAAGGGGCCATGTCTGTATGACAGTCAGGTGTATCAGGCACTCATCCTTCTGGCAATTATACCAATATCGAGCACTGGGGTGATACTGGCTTACACAACAAATTACAAGCCAGATGTTGCAGCAATTATGCTTCTGATTAGCACTCTAGTGGGGATATTCTACGTTCCCTTCATGATATCCCTACTTCTGTATTAG
- a CDS encoding ETC complex I subunit: MQVPGGSRVPVARIYRPARNVMQSGAYGRSFWCIEFEPSCSLYRDSLMGWVGSRDTAQQVRLRFPNKEGAISYAKARGILYVVLPDQATRKKPKSYSENFLRDREL; this comes from the coding sequence TTGCAAGTGCCTGGCGGTTCGCGCGTACCTGTAGCAAGAATATATAGGCCTGCTAGGAATGTTATGCAATCTGGCGCTTATGGGAGAAGCTTCTGGTGCATAGAGTTTGAGCCTTCATGTTCACTATACAGAGATTCTCTCATGGGATGGGTGGGCTCTAGGGATACGGCACAGCAGGTGAGGCTGCGCTTTCCGAATAAGGAAGGTGCTATATCCTACGCGAAGGCCCGCGGTATTTTATACGTAGTGTTACCAGACCAAGCTACTAGGAAAAAACCTAAATCTTATTCTGAAAATTTTTTGAGGGACAGGGAACTGTAG
- the xseB gene encoding exodeoxyribonuclease VII small subunit has protein sequence MSINSGGKFEEAVRELERIVEELERGDVSLDRSVELYNRGRELHKYCNEVIKGLTLKIESLGEEDLE, from the coding sequence ATGTCTATTAATAGCGGGGGAAAGTTTGAGGAGGCAGTACGGGAGCTGGAGCGCATTGTGGAGGAACTTGAGCGTGGTGACGTATCCCTCGATAGAAGCGTTGAATTGTACAACCGGGGTAGGGAGTTACACAAGTACTGTAATGAAGTTATCAAGGGGTTGACGCTTAAGATCGAATCTTTGGGCGAAGAAGATCTTGAGTAG
- the trxA gene encoding thioredoxin, whose product MSDIAEVGDSDFAKRVCTGSGLVLVDFWAPWCGPCVALTPQLEKLAQKYEGRLKIYKLNVQDNQDTPVTYGVSAVPTLVIFSDGKELSRVVGANLQQIIGAIDSAVGGAAQ is encoded by the coding sequence ATGTCTGACATTGCTGAAGTGGGTGATTCTGATTTTGCCAAGAGGGTCTGCACCGGAAGCGGCTTGGTACTCGTGGACTTTTGGGCTCCCTGGTGCGGGCCTTGCGTGGCCCTTACTCCTCAACTGGAAAAGCTGGCTCAGAAATACGAGGGCAGGCTCAAGATCTACAAGCTTAACGTTCAGGACAACCAGGACACTCCCGTTACGTATGGGGTAAGCGCAGTGCCCACTTTGGTAATTTTCTCCGATGGGAAAGAGCTGTCTAGGGTCGTTGGTGCAAATCTGCAGCAGATCATAGGCGCAATAGATAGCGCTGTTGGGGGTGCTGCGCAGTAG
- the virB9 gene encoding P-type conjugative transfer protein VirB9: MRKACMVCAVALLCSSTAFGKQEPRSIAADDHIKVMNFNPQSIHRYTGFYGYQSSILFEAGEVIDTVSMGDSTGWQLVPKGNRLFIKPVGDNADTNVTIITNRRVYYFELHAEEASGLDDPRLAYEVRFVYPAASSVDAESSSDLGGGVSFPTYQNDVPDLSDPEVAKKGLNFDYSVSHAAGSANIVPLRVFDDRRFTYMQFSNVNGDLPSIFNVDAEGYESLVNFRIVGDYVVVERVSPAFTLRYGSSTACVFNEKMYRAASASRRGRG, from the coding sequence ATGAGAAAGGCTTGCATGGTTTGTGCTGTAGCGCTGTTGTGTAGCTCCACCGCTTTTGGTAAGCAGGAGCCGCGCTCTATAGCCGCTGATGACCACATAAAGGTTATGAACTTTAACCCTCAGTCCATACACAGGTACACGGGGTTTTATGGGTACCAGTCTAGCATACTGTTTGAGGCTGGCGAGGTTATAGATACAGTTTCTATGGGAGACTCAACCGGGTGGCAGTTAGTACCGAAAGGGAACAGGTTGTTCATAAAGCCCGTGGGAGACAACGCAGATACCAACGTCACTATCATTACGAACAGGCGTGTGTATTACTTTGAGTTGCATGCTGAGGAGGCCAGCGGTTTGGATGATCCCAGGTTGGCGTACGAGGTCAGATTCGTATATCCCGCTGCAAGCAGTGTTGATGCGGAGTCGTCGTCTGACTTGGGTGGTGGGGTGTCTTTTCCCACATACCAGAATGACGTGCCTGACTTAAGTGATCCCGAAGTTGCCAAAAAAGGCTTGAACTTCGACTATTCCGTGTCCCACGCTGCAGGTTCTGCGAATATCGTCCCTCTCAGGGTGTTTGATGATCGTAGGTTCACCTATATGCAGTTTTCCAACGTTAACGGGGATCTGCCATCTATCTTCAACGTTGATGCTGAAGGGTATGAGTCTCTCGTGAACTTTAGGATCGTGGGTGACTATGTGGTAGTGGAGCGTGTATCCCCGGCTTTTACGTTGCGGTATGGCTCCAGTACTGCCTGCGTGTTTAATGAGAAGATGTACCGCGCAGCTTCTGCATCCAGGAGGGGGCGTGGATAG
- the pdhA gene encoding pyruvate dehydrogenase (acetyl-transferring) E1 component subunit alpha, giving the protein MNKSRRCSAISDEQVVKSYHDMLLMRRFEEKVGQLYGMGLIRGFCHLYIGQEAIAIGLQNVLSSKDSIVTSYREHGFMLTSGESAKTILAELMGKRTGCSKGKGGSMHMFNTAKNFFGGHGIVGAQVPIGTGIAFAEQYKKSKGVVFTCLGDGAMNQGQVYESFNMASLWKLPVVYVVENNEYAMGTSVPRSSSVVELCKRGEGCGVPGRQVDGMDVFAVVGAADDAAKLCRNGNGPILLEMKTYRFRGHSMSDPAKYRTRQEVDEVRDSKDPLCRLKGYILEHKIAPESVLEGFEKQVRETVNEAVEFAQNSPEPDVDELYTDVYK; this is encoded by the coding sequence GTGAATAAGAGCAGGCGTTGTTCAGCCATTTCCGACGAGCAGGTGGTCAAGTCTTACCATGATATGCTACTCATGCGTAGGTTCGAAGAGAAAGTGGGCCAGCTGTACGGTATGGGCCTCATACGGGGGTTTTGCCACCTGTATATAGGGCAAGAGGCAATAGCGATAGGTTTACAAAATGTGCTAAGCAGCAAAGATTCCATAGTCACCAGCTACAGAGAACATGGCTTCATGCTCACCTCAGGAGAAAGCGCAAAAACTATACTGGCGGAACTTATGGGAAAAAGGACCGGGTGTTCCAAGGGCAAAGGCGGTTCTATGCATATGTTCAATACAGCAAAGAATTTTTTCGGCGGACACGGAATTGTGGGCGCGCAAGTACCTATAGGGACGGGCATTGCCTTTGCTGAGCAGTACAAGAAAAGCAAGGGGGTGGTTTTCACCTGTCTAGGAGACGGTGCGATGAATCAGGGACAGGTTTATGAGTCTTTCAATATGGCATCGTTGTGGAAGCTCCCAGTAGTGTATGTGGTAGAGAATAACGAGTATGCTATGGGCACCTCGGTTCCGAGGTCTTCATCTGTTGTTGAGCTGTGCAAGCGTGGAGAGGGGTGCGGCGTGCCGGGCCGCCAGGTGGATGGCATGGACGTTTTTGCTGTAGTCGGAGCGGCGGATGATGCGGCAAAACTTTGTAGGAATGGCAACGGCCCTATTTTGCTGGAGATGAAAACTTACCGCTTTAGAGGACATTCAATGTCAGACCCGGCAAAGTACAGAACGAGGCAAGAAGTTGATGAGGTGCGAGATAGTAAAGACCCGTTATGCCGATTGAAGGGGTATATACTGGAGCACAAAATTGCGCCTGAAAGCGTCCTTGAAGGCTTCGAGAAGCAGGTCCGCGAGACGGTTAATGAGGCCGTGGAGTTTGCACAGAACAGTCCTGAGCCCGATGTGGATGAGCTGTATACTGATGTGTACAAGTAG
- a CDS encoding alpha/beta fold hydrolase — translation MVAVLEDRVLIPSKEDHYMYYKVYNPEVLGEKTPLICVHGMAGNSACFDYLGRAVPDFPVVSVDVVGRGRSSWLKDYSLYNYSTYCADILHLAKHLKIKKCNYLGISMGGIIAMFLAAHFHNVLAIEKLIINDIGPYTPAKPLRALVKVMTELPTFEDQEQAKQYLKAALCHSGTEKEEHWDHLVQHRIMEKGGGYVLTLDPGIGAQLAHDIQQTSDWDIWDAWNKMQCGKILVLKGEHSAYLTSETLRKMLGSKRNISHIEYPGVGHPPSLLVEGRIRDVKQFIRED, via the coding sequence GTGGTTGCCGTGCTGGAGGATAGGGTCCTCATTCCGTCTAAGGAGGATCACTACATGTACTATAAGGTGTACAATCCAGAAGTTCTGGGGGAGAAAACGCCGCTAATATGTGTACACGGCATGGCTGGAAATTCAGCTTGTTTCGATTACCTAGGTCGCGCGGTGCCTGATTTTCCAGTGGTGTCTGTAGATGTCGTAGGGCGCGGTAGGAGCTCATGGCTCAAGGACTACTCCCTCTATAACTATAGCACCTACTGCGCAGACATACTGCATCTTGCAAAACACTTGAAAATCAAGAAATGCAACTATCTGGGCATCTCGATGGGAGGGATTATTGCGATGTTTCTGGCAGCGCATTTCCACAATGTGCTGGCAATAGAGAAACTGATCATAAACGATATAGGGCCGTACACTCCGGCAAAGCCGCTGCGTGCGCTCGTCAAGGTGATGACGGAGCTACCTACGTTTGAAGATCAGGAGCAAGCAAAACAGTACCTCAAGGCCGCGCTGTGCCACTCCGGCACTGAGAAAGAGGAGCATTGGGATCACCTGGTGCAGCACAGAATTATGGAGAAGGGCGGCGGCTACGTGTTAACCTTAGACCCGGGCATTGGCGCCCAGCTTGCTCATGACATCCAGCAGACCAGCGATTGGGATATCTGGGACGCGTGGAATAAGATGCAATGTGGCAAGATTTTGGTGCTGAAGGGCGAGCATTCAGCCTATTTAACATCGGAAACTTTGCGGAAAATGCTGGGGTCAAAACGCAATATTAGCCACATAGAATACCCGGGTGTGGGACATCCACCCTCCCTTCTGGTGGAAGGCCGGATAAGGGACGTGAAGCAATTCATTAGGGAAGACTGA
- the guaB gene encoding IMP dehydrogenase, producing the protein MEVSYSFDDVLIIPADSNVLPADTDVTTYVTDSVQLRIPIMSAAMDTVTESRLAISVAQHGGMGCIHKNLSIERQVAEVQKVKKHESWIVSNPVTVPPDATLSTALSVMKRHSYSGIPVVTTQQNKLVGILTNRDVRFVENKNCKVSDIMTSTNLVTVRDGISQSEATRLLHKHKIERLIVTDEHGCCIGLITVKDIERFNRFPNSCKDKKARLRVAAAVGTGNKEGVERAEALIQAEADVIVVDTAHGHSARVIQTIKEIKTLYPDAQIVGGNVATAAGALALIEAGVDAVKVGMGPGSICTTRIVTGVGVPQFSAIKNVAEACKGTGVRVIADGGIKYSGDIAKSIAAGADVVMIGSIFAGTDESPGDTMIYNGRAYKCYRGMGSVVAMKSGSSSRYFQEGGGKFIPEGVEGRVPFKGAASEVIYQLVGGLRSSMGYTGNKDIESMKANCKFTVITAAGLQESHVHGVAITRETPNYHPYYQSHKD; encoded by the coding sequence GTGGAAGTTTCCTATTCTTTTGATGATGTTCTGATAATTCCAGCAGACTCCAATGTGCTCCCAGCTGATACGGACGTCACAACTTATGTTACAGACAGCGTACAGCTTCGCATCCCTATAATGTCAGCTGCAATGGACACGGTGACGGAGTCCAGGCTTGCCATATCTGTGGCACAGCATGGGGGAATGGGGTGCATTCACAAAAATTTATCCATAGAGCGTCAGGTTGCTGAGGTACAAAAGGTCAAAAAGCACGAAAGCTGGATAGTTAGTAATCCGGTTACAGTTCCCCCTGACGCCACGCTGAGTACGGCTTTGTCCGTCATGAAGAGGCATAGTTACTCTGGAATACCCGTGGTTACCACACAGCAGAATAAGCTCGTGGGAATACTAACAAACAGGGATGTCCGCTTTGTTGAGAACAAGAATTGCAAAGTCAGCGACATAATGACGAGCACCAATTTAGTCACTGTACGCGATGGTATCAGTCAGTCTGAGGCAACTAGGCTTCTACACAAACACAAAATAGAAAGGCTAATTGTGACTGACGAGCACGGCTGCTGTATCGGTCTAATTACCGTAAAAGATATCGAGCGATTTAATCGTTTCCCAAATTCCTGCAAAGACAAAAAGGCAAGGTTAAGGGTGGCCGCGGCCGTTGGCACAGGTAACAAAGAGGGTGTTGAGCGCGCTGAGGCCCTCATACAGGCAGAAGCCGACGTAATAGTGGTAGACACAGCACACGGTCACTCTGCAAGGGTGATCCAAACAATAAAAGAAATCAAAACTTTATATCCCGATGCGCAAATTGTGGGTGGAAACGTGGCAACAGCAGCCGGAGCGCTTGCCCTGATTGAGGCAGGAGTTGATGCAGTCAAAGTTGGAATGGGCCCCGGGTCTATATGCACAACAAGAATCGTCACCGGAGTTGGAGTACCACAATTTTCTGCCATCAAAAATGTTGCGGAAGCGTGCAAGGGCACGGGAGTCAGGGTGATAGCGGATGGGGGCATAAAATATTCTGGTGACATAGCAAAATCCATCGCAGCAGGAGCTGATGTGGTAATGATAGGTTCCATTTTTGCCGGCACAGACGAAAGTCCGGGAGACACCATGATATACAACGGCCGGGCGTATAAATGCTACAGGGGCATGGGGTCTGTTGTAGCAATGAAAAGTGGCAGTAGCAGCAGGTATTTCCAGGAAGGTGGGGGAAAATTCATACCAGAAGGTGTTGAGGGCCGCGTACCTTTTAAGGGTGCAGCATCTGAGGTCATATACCAACTTGTGGGGGGGCTTAGGTCATCCATGGGATACACTGGAAACAAGGATATAGAGTCCATGAAAGCAAACTGCAAGTTTACCGTAATCACCGCCGCCGGGCTGCAAGAAAGCCACGTGCACGGCGTGGCAATTACTCGTGAAACTCCAAATTATCACCCGTATTATCAATCCCACAAGGACTAG
- a CDS encoding NAD kinase has protein sequence MSVQSAVLPVRSGCKYQTVGYVAAGPAERDRVSCLHSFYGVVSLADAPDSAVDLLVVVGGDGFMLHSLHNYVVGPGRSVPVYGVKHGSVGFLLNHCVDGSLPHKLENAVATELPLLRMEAKDVYGCTHSAIAVNEVSLFRGTHQAAKLRIKINGKVAMGELVSDGVIVSSPAGSTAYNFSAGGPILPFNSNIVCLTAINSFRPRRWRGALLPNDSLVEVEVLAPETRCVSAVADYTEFRNISSIKIKQDSSTKIVLMFDPEHGLEERTIAEQFLA, from the coding sequence GTGAGCGTGCAGAGCGCTGTCTTGCCTGTCAGATCCGGATGTAAGTACCAAACCGTTGGTTACGTAGCAGCCGGTCCTGCGGAGAGGGATCGGGTTAGTTGTTTGCATAGTTTTTACGGTGTGGTAAGCCTGGCTGACGCTCCAGATTCTGCGGTAGATTTGCTCGTGGTCGTTGGGGGTGACGGGTTCATGTTGCACAGCCTGCATAACTATGTAGTTGGTCCCGGTAGGAGCGTGCCGGTGTACGGGGTGAAGCATGGTAGTGTTGGGTTCTTACTAAATCACTGTGTAGATGGCAGCCTTCCGCACAAGCTAGAAAATGCGGTTGCAACTGAGCTGCCCCTGCTGCGCATGGAGGCAAAGGATGTGTATGGTTGCACGCACAGTGCAATAGCGGTCAATGAAGTTTCGCTGTTTCGCGGCACACATCAGGCAGCCAAGCTTAGGATCAAAATCAATGGGAAAGTGGCTATGGGAGAGCTGGTATCTGACGGCGTCATAGTGTCCAGTCCTGCAGGTAGCACGGCTTATAACTTCTCCGCAGGCGGGCCTATACTGCCTTTCAACTCTAACATAGTGTGTCTAACTGCAATCAATTCTTTCAGGCCTCGTAGGTGGCGCGGAGCGTTGTTACCGAACGATTCACTAGTGGAGGTTGAGGTACTGGCCCCTGAAACCCGTTGTGTCAGCGCGGTGGCAGACTATACAGAGTTCCGCAACATAAGCAGCATAAAGATAAAGCAAGACAGTAGCACAAAGATTGTGCTTATGTTTGACCCAGAACATGGGCTGGAAGAGAGAACCATAGCAGAACAGTTTCTTGCCTAG